One segment of Cynocephalus volans isolate mCynVol1 chromosome 8, mCynVol1.pri, whole genome shotgun sequence DNA contains the following:
- the MED8 gene encoding mediator of RNA polymerase II transcription subunit 8, which produces MQREEKQLEASLDALLSQVADLKNSLGSFIYKLENEYDRLTWPSVLDSFALLSGQLNTLNKVLKHEKTPLFRNQVIIPLVLSPDRDEDLMRQTEGRVPVFSHEVVPDHLRTKPDPEVEEQEKQLTTDAARIGADAAQKQIQSLNKMCSNLLEKISKEERESESGGLRPNKQTFNPADTSALVAAVAFGKGLSNWRPSGSSGPGQPGQPGAGTILAGSSGLQQVQMAGAPSQQQPMLSGVQMAQAGQPGKMPSGIKTNIKSASMHPYQR; this is translated from the exons ATGCAG AGGGAGGAGAAGCAACTTGAGGCATCATTAGATGCACTGCTGAGTCAAGTGGCTGATCTGAAAAACTCACTGGGGAGTTTCATTTACAAGTTGGAGAACGAGTATGACCGGCTGACCTG GCCCTCTGTATTGGACAGCTTTGCCTTGCTCTCTGGACAGTTGAACACTCTGAACAAGGTGTTGAAGCATGAAAAGACACCACTGTTCCGTAACCAGGTCATCATCCCTCTGGTGTTGTCCCCAGACCGAGATGAAGATCTCATG CGGCAGACAGAAGGACGGGTGCCCGTTTTCAGCCATGAGGTGGTCCCTGACCATCTGAGAACCAAGCCTGACCCTGAGGTCGAAGAGCAGGAGAAGCAATTGACAACAGATGCTGCCCGCATTGGTGCTGATGCAGCTCAG AAGCAGATCCAGAGCTTGAATAAAATGTGCTCAAACCTTCTggagaaaatcagcaaagaggAGCGAGAATCAGAGAGTGGAG GTCTCCGGCCAAACAAACAGACCTTTAACCCTGCAGACACCAGTGCTTTGGTGGCAGCTGTTGCCTTTGGGAAGGGGCTGTCTAATTGGAGACCTTCAGGCAGCAGTGGTCCTGGCCAACCAGGCCAGCCAGGAGCTGGGACAATCCTTGCAGGATCCTCAGGATTACAGCAGGTGCAGATGGCAGGAGCTCCAAGCCAGCAGCAGCCGATGCTCAGTGGGGTGCAAATGGCTCAAGCAGGTCAACCAG GGAAAATGCCAAGTGGAATAAAAACCAACATCAAGTCAGCTTCAATGCATCCCTACCAGCGGTGA